In Streptobacillus felis, the following are encoded in one genomic region:
- a CDS encoding AAA family ATPase — translation MKKNIFNNEFIFYVLEKTYIDNLNPIEIEKNFFEDEYRTGAFASKVLELFSEKDLRVCKNNLDIEYQKIYFGAPGTGKSYELNKESKDNFSDKNVERVTFYPNYSYANFVGTYKPIEENKNITYKFVPGILVRQLKNAYENPDKNYLLIIEEINRANVSAVFGDTFQLLDRDSSGESEYPISLSEDLFKYFDENLKTKDYLNKEYVEENKLIKLYFPRNLYIWATMNSADQGVQPLDTAFKRRWTFEYIDVNNGVTKELIKYEFRVKKGDKNYIKWNDLREKINIVLSDAKIPEDKLMGSYFISKNVLEKSGPEKLKEIIKNKVLMYLYEDVLKISRNKLFNPEYSKTFSNLCRQFDEDASSIFIDEVKNFIIEKSVIDDNNSQIQDIKKEN, via the coding sequence ATGAAAAAAAATATTTTTAATAATGAATTTATATTTTATGTATTAGAAAAGACTTATATTGATAACTTAAATCCAATTGAGATTGAAAAAAATTTTTTTGAAGATGAATACAGAACAGGTGCTTTTGCTTCAAAAGTATTAGAGTTATTTAGTGAGAAGGACTTGAGAGTTTGTAAAAATAATTTAGATATAGAATATCAAAAAATATATTTTGGAGCACCAGGAACAGGTAAAAGTTATGAATTGAATAAAGAATCTAAAGATAATTTTTCTGATAAAAATGTTGAAAGAGTTACATTCTATCCAAATTATTCATATGCTAATTTTGTAGGTACGTATAAGCCTATTGAAGAAAACAAAAATATTACATATAAATTTGTTCCAGGTATACTTGTAAGACAATTGAAAAATGCATATGAAAATCCTGATAAAAATTATTTGTTGATTATTGAAGAAATAAATAGAGCAAATGTTTCTGCAGTTTTTGGTGACACTTTTCAGTTATTAGATAGAGATTCTAGTGGTGAGAGTGAATATCCAATTAGTTTATCAGAAGACTTGTTTAAATATTTTGATGAAAATTTAAAAACAAAAGATTATTTGAATAAAGAATATGTTGAAGAAAATAAATTAATCAAATTATATTTCCCAAGAAATTTATATATTTGGGCAACTATGAATAGTGCGGATCAAGGAGTACAGCCATTAGATACTGCATTTAAAAGAAGATGGACATTTGAATATATTGATGTAAACAATGGTGTTACAAAAGAATTAATAAAGTACGAATTTAGAGTAAAAAAAGGTGATAAAAATTATATTAAGTGGAATGATTTAAGAGAAAAAATAAACATCGTATTATCTGATGCTAAAATACCAGAAGATAAATTAATGGGTTCATATTTTATTTCTAAAAATGTACTAGAAAAATCTGGACCTGAAAAATTAAAAGAAATAATAAAAAATAAAGTGTTAATGTATTTATATGAGGATGTTTTGAAGATTTCGAGAAACAAATTATTTAACCCAGAATACTCTAAAACATTTTCAAATCTATGTAGACAATTTGATGAAGATGCAAGTTCAATATTTATAGATGAGGTAAAAAATTTTATTATAGAAAAAAGTGTGATAGATGATAATAATTCTCAGATACAAGATATAAAAAAGGAAAACTAA